In Quercus robur chromosome 11, dhQueRobu3.1, whole genome shotgun sequence, the following proteins share a genomic window:
- the LOC126706616 gene encoding pentatricopeptide repeat-containing protein At2g15690, mitochondrial-like: protein MASIMALRRARTPNFSSSFFKVRPLYPSHFIFNHNNNTETLTKTLSTSAIPNEYNQIPHSPPQPQPQQWNPQNQGWNSQNPNQWAPQNQGWNSQTKTQSQNQNYSHGGYPNQGQNYPNRGYPNQGGQNYPNRGYPNQGGQNYPNRGLNPDQFNTQSPTFQQPRSPNQWNNQNKGYPHPQNVNRGQAVEVQAPVDSPPPPSVSDVLMLCDSGKVKEALELMEKGVKADWNCFYKLLERVKVSKSYEDAKKVHDFFLQSTFRGDLSLNHMVIEMYSSCESMTDARRVFDHMPNRSMDTWLLMLNAYADNGLGDDGLQLFEQMRELGMKPTGDTFLAVFSACASVDAVEEAFLHFESMKSEYGIEPGFEHYMGLLGVLGKCGHLDEAEDFIEKLPFERTVEVWDALRNYARIHGNIDLEDHAEELMVSLDPSKAVANKIPTPPPRKYTAVSMLDGKNRISEFRNPTLYKDDEKLKAAGMKEGGYVPDTRYVLHDIDQEAKEQALLYHSERLAIAYGLISTPARTPLRIIKNLRICGDCHNAIKIMSKIVGRELIIRDNKRFHHFKEGKCSCGDYW from the coding sequence ATGGCGTCGATCATGGCATTACGACGCGCACGAACCCCAAACTTCTCATCCTCCTTCTTCAAGGTACGACCTTTAtacccttctcatttcattttcaatCACAACAACAACACTGAAACCCTAACTAAAACCCTAAGCACCTCAGCAATCCCAAATGAGTATAATCAAATACCCCAttcaccaccacaaccacaaccacaacaatGGAACCCACAAAACCAGGGTTGGAATTCACAAAACCCTAATCAGTGGGCCCCACAAAACCAAGGATGGAACTCACAAACAAAGACACAGAGTCAGAACCAGAACTATTCACATGGTGGGTATCCTAATCAGGGTCAGAACTATCCCAATCGTGGTTATCCCAATCAGGGTGGTCAGAACTATCCCAACCGTGGATATCCCAATCAAGGTGGTCAGAACTATCCCAACCGGGGATTGAACCCTGACCAGTTCAACACTCAGAGCCCGACTTTTCAACAACCCAGATCACCAAACCAGTGGAACAATCAAAATAAGGGATACCCACATCCCCAAAACGTTAATAGAGGCCAGGCTGTTGAGGTTCAAGCCCCGGTTGATTCTCCACCACCGCCTTCGGTTAGTGATGTACTGATGCTTTGCGATTCGGGGAAGGTTAAGGAAGCTCTTGAATTGATGGAGAAAGGGGTTAAAGCTGATTGGAATTGCTTCTATAAGTTGTTAGAAAGAGTTAAGGTGTCCAAGTCGTATGAGGATGCGAAAAAGGTTCATGATTTCTTTCTGCAGTCCACGTTTCGGGGTGACCTTAGTTTGAACCATATGGTGATCGAAATGTATAGCAGTTGTGAGTCGATGACTGATGCACGTAGGGTGTTTGATCATATGCCTAATAGGAGTATGGACACTTGGCTTTTAATGCTTAATGCGTATGCGGATAACGGGTTGGGTGATGATGGGTTGCAGTTGTTTGAGCAGATGAGGGAGCTGGGGATGAAACCCACTGGGGATACTTTTCTTGCGGTGTTTTCGGCTTGTGCTAGTGTAGATGCTGTGGAAGAAGCATTTTTACACTTTGAGTCAATGAAGAGTGAGTATGGAATTGAGCCAGGGTTTGAGCATTATATGGGGCTTCTAGGTGTGCTTGGGAAGTGTGGCCATCTTGATGAAGCAGAGGATTTTATAGAGAAACTGCCTTTTGAGCGCACTGTGGAGGTTTGGGATGCATTGAGAAATTATGCTCGGATTCATGGAAATATTGATCTTGAAGACCATGCTGAGGAGTTAATGGTTTCTCTTGACCCGTCGAAGGCTGTTGCTAATAAGATCCCTACCCCACCTCCTAGAAAGTATACTGCAGTCAGCATGCTTGATGGGAAGAACAGGATCAGTGAGTTCAGAAACCCAACTCTCTACAAGGATGATGAAAAGCTGAAGGCCGCTGGGATGAAAGAAGGTGGTTATGTGCCGGACACAAGATATGTTCTGCATGACATTGATCAGGAGGCCAAGGAGCAGGCCTTGCTCTATCACAGTGAGCGTTTGGCAATTGCGTATGGTCTGATTAGTACTCCAGCAAGAACACCTCTTAGGATCATTAAGAACCTTCGTATCTGTGGTGACTGTCACAATGCCATCAAGATCATGTCTAAGATTGTTGGGAGGGAATTAATTATTAGAGACAACAAACGGTTTCATCATTTCAAGGAAGGAAAATGCTCTTGTGGGGATTATTGGTGA
- the LOC126706617 gene encoding protein NAP1-like, whose amino-acid sequence MRECILGNFRRRLLAVLKTDNDLQRPSILESLIRRHISIVHLAEQHISMDLTQGIREVLLTEAFSGPVSSLHLFEKVTEQPTGSAAEAVCNWYIENIIKDVSGAGILFAPIHKCFKSTRPVGGYFADSVADLRELQAFVRIFGGYGVDRLDHLLKEHTAALLNCIDTSLRSNREVLEAVAGSLHSGDRIEREASMKQVVDLDTVIEFCVQAGLALAFDGLLAEAAGAVLEEGAPLIYSLLAEVVKHVPDAIPEKKEIRRLKGVANSVGVVCDHDSQWVRSVLGEVGGANDGSWSLLPYLFATFMASNVWNTTAFNVETGGFNNNINCLARCISAVIAGSEFVRLEREHQQRQSFSNGHVDETLDSEIQSRLSAEASIKSTMQLFVKFSAGIILDSWSETNRSHLVAQVIFLDQLCEISPYLPRSSLELHIPYAILRSIYSQYYTNNPSSLLALLTVSPRHSPAVSLSHASPVIRQGRGDSTPQYLTNDSGYFKSASSSYSQEHIYDNDSGNFRGNENKHRNVRRSGPLDYSSSRKVKHGEGSTSGSTGPSPLPRFAVSRSGPIAYK is encoded by the exons ATGAGAGAATGCATCCTTGGGAACTTCAGGAGGAGATTGCTTGCAGTACTTAAAACTGATAATGATCTTCAACGGCCTTCTATTTTGGAGTCTCTGATTCGCAGACATATCAGCATTGTCCATCTTGCAGAGCAGCATATTAGCATGGATTTAACCCAGGGTATTAGAGAAGTTTTGCTCACAGAAGCCTTCTCAGGACCAGTTTCCTCTCTGCACTTGTTTGAAAAAGTGACAGAACAACCTACTGGATCAGCTGCTGAAGCTGTATGTAACTGgtacatagaaaatataatcaaaGATGTATCAGGTGCTGGAATCCTGTTTGCACCCATTCATAAATGTTTCAAGAGCACAAGGCCTGTTGGTGGATACTTTGCAGACTCAGTTGCTGATCTGAGAGAACTACAGGCCTTTGTTCGTATTTTTGGTGGCTATGGAGTTGACAGGCTAGACCATCTGCTGAAAGAACACACAGCTGCTCTTTTAAATTGCATTGACACCTCATTGCGCTCAAACCGTGAAGTGCTAGAGGCAGTAGCTGGCAGCCTGCATTCTGGTGACAGAATAGAGAGAGAGGCATCTATGAAACAGGTTGTTGATTTGGATACAGTGATTGAATTTTGTGTTCAGGCTGGGCTAGCCCTGGCTTTTGATGGGCTTCTGGCTGAAGCTGCTGGAGCTGTGCTTGAAGAAGGTGCACCCTTGATATATTCATTACTAGCTGAGGTAGTTAAGCATGTACCTGATGCAATACCTGAAAAGAAGGAAATTAGGAGATTGAAAGGAGTGGCAAATAGTGTCGGTGTGGTCTGTGACCATGATTCCCAGTGGGTGAGGTCAGTCTTGGGAGAAGTCGGGGGTGCAAATGATGGTTCGTGGAGCCTGTTACCATATTTATTTGCCACCTTCATGGCATCTAATGTTTGGAACACCACTGCCTTCAATGTTGAAACAGGGGGCTTCAACAACAATATCAATTGCTTGGCAAG GTGTATTAGTGCTGTGATTGCAGGAAGCGAGTTTGTTAGACTAGAACGTGAGCATCAGCAGAGACAATCTTTCTCAAATGGACATGTTGATGAGACACTAGATTCTGAAATACAGAGCCGTTTGTCAGCTGAGGCAAGCATAAAGTCCACAATGCAACTCTTTGTAAAATTCTCTGCAGGGATTATACTAGATTCTTGGAGCGAAACTAACAG ATCTCATCTTGTAGCACAGGTTATCTTCCTAGACCAACTTTGTGAGATCTCCCCATACCTTCCAAGAAGTTCTCTGGAACTCCATATTCCTTATGCCATTCTTCGGTCAATATATAGCCAGTACTACACGAATAATCCATCCTCACTGCTGGCATTACTAACTGTATCACCCCGCCATTCTCCTGCTGTATCACTATCACATGCATCCCCTGTAATAAGGCAGGGCCGTGGTGACTCAACTCCTCAGTATCTCACTAATGATTCAGGCTATTTTAAAtcagcatcatcatcatatagTCAGGAGCACATTTATGATAATGACAGTGGAAACTTTCGGGGGAATGAAAACAAACACCGGAATGTTCGCCGGTCTGGGCCACTGGATTACAGCTCAAGTCGTAAAGTAAAACATGGTGAAGGGTCAACTTCGGGAAGCACAGGTCCCAGTCCATTACCAAGGTTTGCAGTTTCTAGGTCTGGCCCAATAGCATATAAGTAG
- the LOC126706381 gene encoding sulfiredoxin, chloroplastic/mitochondrial, whose protein sequence is MANFVLQFPKTLRTFPISASSNGGASVSGSQSGGNGGPVIVELPLDKIRRPLMRTRANDPHKVKELMDSIQEIGLQVPIDVLEVDGVYYGFSGCHRYEAHQRLGLPKIRCKVRRGTKETLRHHLR, encoded by the exons atggcgaaCTTTGTATTGCAATTCCCAAAGACCCTGAGAACCTTCCCTATTTCTGCTTCATCTAACG GAGGGGCATCGGTGAGTGGGTCCCAGAGTGGAGGGAATGGGGGCCCAGTGATAGTGGAGCTGCCGCTTGATAAGATAAGAAGGCCATTGATGAGAACCAGAGCTAATGATCCTCACAAAGTTAAGGAACTCATGGATAGTATCCAAGAAATTGGCCTCCAAGTACCT ATTGATGTTCTTGAGGTTGATGGAGTTTACTATG GTTTCTCTGGTTGCCATCGATATGAGGCTCATCAGCGCCTAGGGCTCCCAAAAATCCGTTGCAAAGTTCGACGTGGAACAAAAGAAACTCTAAG GCATCACCTGCGCTGA